In the genome of Halarsenatibacter silvermanii, one region contains:
- a CDS encoding metal ABC transporter ATP-binding protein: protein MSVEAVRLRNVRFSYEEEKAVRDVNLKLEKGDFAAFIGPNGSGKSTVIKMLMGALEPDEGRVEVLEKDVTRLRDWTDIGYISQEVREFNQSFPATVREIVGSNLYNEMGFFRFLNDRLEEKIHRALKLVDMENFRGRRIGNLSGGQQQRVFIARMMVNDPELILLDEPLSGVDIKTQDEFYRIIGDINSELNKTVIMVSHDVNVISSHANYVVCFENGRAHLHRSDEFNYDSYLDEIRDSSLQIVPDHDH, encoded by the coding sequence ATGAGCGTGGAGGCGGTCAGGCTGAGAAATGTGAGATTTTCTTACGAAGAGGAGAAAGCAGTTAGAGATGTAAACTTAAAACTGGAAAAAGGAGATTTTGCCGCCTTCATCGGACCCAATGGTTCGGGCAAAAGCACCGTCATCAAAATGTTGATGGGCGCGCTGGAACCGGATGAAGGCCGGGTTGAAGTCCTGGAAAAGGATGTAACCCGACTCAGAGACTGGACAGATATAGGTTACATCTCTCAGGAAGTAAGGGAGTTCAATCAGAGCTTTCCGGCCACCGTCAGAGAAATAGTTGGCAGCAATCTATATAATGAGATGGGATTTTTTCGCTTTCTCAACGACCGGCTGGAAGAAAAAATCCATCGGGCTCTGAAACTCGTCGATATGGAAAATTTCAGGGGCCGGCGCATCGGCAACCTTTCCGGCGGCCAGCAGCAGAGGGTATTTATCGCCCGCATGATGGTCAACGATCCCGAACTGATTCTGCTGGATGAACCTCTTTCCGGTGTGGATATCAAAACCCAGGATGAGTTTTACCGTATAATAGGCGATATAAATTCCGAGCTGAATAAGACAGTCATAATGGTTTCCCACGATGTAAACGTTATCAGCAGCCATGCCAACTACGTGGTCTGCTTTGAGAATGGGCGGGCTCATCTGCACAGATCCGACGAATTTAATTATGACAGCTATCTGGATGAAATTCGGGATTCCAGCCTGCAAATCGTACCCGATCATGATCACTAA
- a CDS encoding metal ABC transporter permease yields the protein MNFITEILAFSFMRRALLAGNLIGIIAPLVGVFLNLRRLSLLGHTLSHVALAGVALGIYLGVYPIYTAIIISIIAALAVEKLRRDYQNYAELALAVVLATGLGLAVILISAAEQTAGIHSYLFGSISLVASRDIYTIIPLFFLILAVIARYYYGFFYLAFDEEEARLAGVPVGFLNTVFMIIVSITVALSIRIVGALLISSLITIPVATGMLIGSSFQRTVIISIAAGIISVNLGLIFSFQLDIAPGGTIILVSVMLLAAVLSWQRLQE from the coding sequence ATGAATTTTATCACAGAAATACTTGCCTTCAGTTTCATGCGCCGGGCTCTTCTGGCCGGCAATCTGATCGGCATAATAGCGCCGCTGGTAGGAGTATTCTTAAATCTACGCCGGCTGTCGCTGCTGGGCCACACCCTATCACATGTGGCACTGGCCGGAGTAGCTCTGGGCATATATCTGGGCGTATATCCTATTTATACCGCCATCATTATTTCCATCATCGCCGCTCTGGCGGTGGAAAAACTGCGGCGGGATTATCAAAATTATGCCGAACTCGCCCTGGCGGTGGTGCTGGCCACCGGTCTGGGGCTGGCTGTGATTCTTATCTCGGCGGCCGAACAGACTGCCGGTATACATAGTTATCTCTTCGGCAGTATCTCGCTTGTGGCCAGTCGAGATATCTATACCATAATTCCTCTTTTCTTCCTCATCCTGGCTGTTATAGCCCGATATTACTACGGTTTCTTCTATCTGGCTTTCGATGAAGAGGAAGCCCGGCTGGCCGGAGTTCCAGTGGGCTTTCTGAATACAGTGTTTATGATTATAGTCTCGATTACGGTGGCGCTGTCGATCCGGATAGTCGGCGCCCTGCTCATCTCCTCGCTCATAACAATACCCGTAGCAACCGGCATGCTAATCGGCAGCAGTTTCCAGCGGACGGTGATCATCAGCATCGCAGCCGGTATAATCTCCGTCAATCTGGGATTGATTTTCTCTTTCCAGCTCGATATTGCTCCCGGCGGAACCATAATTCTGGTCAGCGTTATGCTGCTGGCAGCAGTTTTGAGCTGGCAGCGCCTGCAGGAATAA
- a CDS encoding glutathione ABC transporter substrate-binding protein — protein MRADRRSLSVLILILMLALTITAGTIQAREAREGGELTIAMGADPEAMDPIEASSAPASMAMLHTMESLFSMTPEGEIEPLLAEGYEVSEDGLEYDIYIREGIEFHDGSYFDAEAVKFNLERFLDEEAPFSFLIDEVTEIEIVDDYTVRLHTEEPFAPLINHLSHELVAMASPSAVEEYGEDFAVNPVGTGAFEFVEWTRGDKIVMERNENYWGENAYLDRLNFSIVPEDSTRVVQVETGETDAAMFVPPREQSRLDEVDEVNTVQATSLRTIYTGFNIEVEPYDDVRVRKALNYAVDNDAIVEQILEGAGRPSDAPISPDIFGHSGQEKYEYDPDRARELLAEAGYEDGFETTFHHPVGRYMMDDTIAQAIQSQLDDVGVEAELITMEWATYLETLQVAPEEAEHELYMMGWGAVTGDADYGLYPMFHSSQMAPYGWDLSYLDHPEVDELLEKARLNPEPELREEFYADAIEIIWDEVPWLFLHSEVQINAVREGVEGLVHHPRENIIAIDAYLSE, from the coding sequence ATGCGAGCAGATAGAAGATCTTTATCCGTTCTAATTCTAATCTTAATGCTGGCTCTGACCATCACCGCAGGCACTATCCAGGCGCGTGAAGCCAGAGAAGGCGGCGAACTAACCATCGCCATGGGAGCAGATCCGGAAGCCATGGACCCGATCGAAGCTTCATCAGCACCGGCTTCGATGGCCATGCTGCATACCATGGAATCGCTTTTCAGTATGACACCCGAAGGTGAGATTGAGCCGCTGCTTGCTGAAGGTTATGAAGTCTCTGAAGATGGGCTGGAGTACGATATTTATATCCGGGAAGGCATCGAATTCCATGACGGCTCCTATTTCGATGCCGAAGCTGTAAAGTTCAATCTGGAGCGCTTTCTGGACGAAGAAGCCCCTTTTTCTTTTTTAATCGACGAGGTCACCGAAATCGAGATCGTCGACGATTATACCGTCAGACTCCACACCGAGGAGCCCTTCGCCCCACTCATCAATCATCTTTCGCACGAGCTGGTGGCCATGGCCAGCCCGTCGGCGGTGGAGGAATACGGTGAGGATTTTGCCGTCAATCCTGTCGGTACCGGAGCATTCGAGTTTGTAGAGTGGACCCGCGGCGATAAAATAGTCATGGAGCGCAACGAGAATTACTGGGGCGAAAACGCCTATCTCGATCGCCTCAACTTCAGTATTGTTCCCGAAGACTCCACCCGGGTCGTGCAGGTAGAAACCGGAGAGACCGACGCCGCCATGTTCGTACCGCCCCGGGAACAGTCTCGTCTGGATGAGGTGGACGAGGTGAATACAGTGCAGGCTACCAGTCTCCGAACGATTTACACCGGCTTCAATATCGAGGTAGAACCTTACGATGATGTAAGGGTCAGAAAAGCTCTCAACTATGCTGTCGACAACGACGCTATTGTCGAACAGATTCTGGAGGGAGCCGGCCGACCTTCGGACGCACCTATTTCCCCCGATATATTCGGTCATTCAGGCCAGGAAAAATATGAATACGATCCAGATCGAGCTCGGGAACTGCTGGCTGAAGCCGGATACGAGGACGGTTTTGAAACAACCTTCCATCACCCTGTCGGCCGCTATATGATGGATGATACAATAGCTCAGGCCATACAAAGTCAACTGGACGATGTCGGAGTCGAAGCTGAGCTTATCACCATGGAATGGGCAACCTATCTGGAAACCCTGCAGGTCGCCCCGGAGGAGGCCGAGCACGAGCTTTATATGATGGGCTGGGGTGCTGTCACCGGTGATGCCGATTATGGGCTCTATCCCATGTTTCACAGTTCACAGATGGCTCCTTACGGCTGGGATCTTTCCTATCTCGACCATCCCGAAGTTGATGAGCTGCTCGAAAAAGCCAGACTCAATCCTGAGCCCGAACTGCGCGAGGAGTTTTACGCCGATGCCATTGAAATCATCTGGGATGAAGTTCCCTGGCTCTTTCTGCACAGCGAAGTGCAGATCAATGCCGTACGCGAAGGTGTAGAAGGGCTGGTACATCATCCCCGCGAAAATATTATAGCTATAGATGCCTATCTGAGCGAGTGA
- the pylSn gene encoding pyrrolysine--tRNA(Pyl) ligase small subunit: protein MAAEYRFRKRENLYKLIKEIKLWPSRSGRLHGIKELEKQGNFIELKLYCGENFRVKNSKNSRAARWLRNKMMVEACPGCKVPEWKLEKYASTSFG from the coding sequence ATGGCAGCGGAATACCGCTTTCGCAAACGCGAAAATCTATATAAACTCATAAAAGAAATTAAACTCTGGCCCTCACGCAGCGGCAGGCTGCACGGTATTAAAGAGCTGGAAAAGCAGGGCAATTTTATCGAGCTAAAATTATACTGCGGCGAGAATTTTCGTGTGAAGAACTCAAAAAACAGCCGGGCTGCCCGCTGGCTGCGCAATAAAATGATGGTCGAAGCCTGCCCCGGATGTAAGGTGCCGGAGTGGAAGCTGGAAAAATACGCCAGCACTTCTTTTGGTTGA
- the pylSc gene encoding pyrrolysine--tRNA(Pyl) ligase large subunit, which translates to MVDRISNEENAPLLKPIKPIKFHQKGQVKPAAMKLTDTQQQRIRELDIFGEYQQDLKKDFSSSAARDEFYRQTEQELARKNRRQLEEFNQEKLIPELRRLEMDMRNTLTSLGFSEVTTPLRLARGRLEKMGIDENHPLWNQIYWLEGKENCLRPMHAPNLYSLLGRLTGTVEKPISIFEVGPCFRRESSGRRHLAEFTMLNLVELGPEGDAEARLEDITHHIVEELELDCDLRSENSRVYGQTLDVEINGMEVASGATGPHELDSAWNISDSWAGIGFGLERIIMADRGLGNIKRTGRSLIYQDGARLNV; encoded by the coding sequence TTGGTTGATCGAATATCGAATGAGGAAAATGCTCCTCTGCTCAAACCTATAAAACCGATTAAATTTCATCAGAAAGGTCAGGTGAAACCGGCAGCAATGAAGCTTACCGATACTCAGCAGCAGCGAATCCGCGAGCTTGACATTTTCGGAGAATACCAGCAGGATTTGAAAAAAGATTTTTCTTCCTCCGCAGCTCGCGATGAATTTTACCGTCAGACCGAGCAGGAACTGGCCCGGAAAAATCGCCGGCAGCTGGAGGAATTCAACCAGGAAAAATTGATTCCGGAGCTGCGCAGACTGGAGATGGATATGAGAAATACTTTGACCTCTCTGGGGTTTAGCGAGGTAACCACCCCCCTCCGCCTGGCCCGAGGCCGTCTGGAAAAGATGGGCATCGATGAAAATCATCCCCTCTGGAATCAGATCTACTGGCTGGAGGGAAAAGAAAACTGCCTGAGACCCATGCATGCCCCCAATCTTTACAGCCTTTTAGGACGGCTGACCGGAACAGTAGAAAAACCGATCAGCATCTTTGAGGTAGGCCCCTGCTTTCGCCGCGAATCCAGCGGGCGCCGTCATCTGGCTGAATTTACCATGCTCAATCTGGTCGAGCTGGGACCTGAAGGCGATGCTGAAGCTCGGCTGGAAGATATAACCCATCACATCGTCGAAGAGCTCGAACTCGATTGCGATCTCCGCTCTGAAAATTCCCGGGTCTATGGCCAGACTCTGGATGTGGAGATAAACGGCATGGAGGTAGCTTCGGGCGCCACCGGACCGCACGAGCTGGACAGCGCCTGGAATATTTCCGACAGCTGGGCCGGCATCGGCTTCGGTCTGGAGAGAATTATAATGGCCGATAGAGGCCTGGGCAATATCAAACGGACCGGGCGCAGTCTTATCTATCAGGATGGAGCCAGATTAAACGTTTGA
- the pylB gene encoding methylornithine synthase PylB, which translates to MTEKNSRSHEPSKSGTTGGQKLEYILKKALRQEPLNKSEMEFILTRRDNEVRKQIFRAARRLRKRHFGRKIFAYGFVYFSTHCRNSCSFCFYRSSNQQSPRYRKDKSEVLKIARSLAEAGVHLIDLTMGEDPRYYEKNGFEELIELVSELKSETGLPIMISPGRVPDKELSKLFKAGADWYACYQETHSRELFKNLRTGQDYDRRLQVKKQAAETGFLIEEGMLLGTGETCADRARSILMMQKLEVDQGRAMSLVPQKGTPLAENSEPERNEELMTIAAIRLANPDIQIPASLDVEGIKGLIPRLKAGASVVTSLIPPASGLKGVSSAELDIEGGGRGLKAVRQKLAESGLDLELAELEDYKKWMKSRKDSARCGREAG; encoded by the coding sequence TTGACGGAAAAAAATTCCCGATCACATGAACCGTCCAAAAGCGGCACTACCGGCGGTCAAAAGCTCGAATACATACTCAAAAAAGCTTTGCGCCAGGAGCCTTTGAACAAATCCGAAATGGAATTTATCCTGACGCGCCGGGATAATGAAGTCCGAAAGCAAATTTTCAGGGCCGCCCGCCGGCTGAGAAAGCGTCATTTCGGCCGCAAAATTTTCGCCTACGGTTTCGTCTATTTTTCCACTCACTGCCGCAACAGCTGCAGCTTCTGTTTTTATCGCAGTTCCAACCAGCAAAGCCCCCGTTACCGCAAGGATAAAAGCGAGGTGCTGAAGATAGCCCGCTCTCTGGCTGAAGCCGGAGTTCATCTGATCGATCTGACCATGGGCGAAGACCCCCGCTATTATGAAAAAAATGGGTTTGAGGAACTCATAGAGCTTGTCAGCGAGCTGAAATCAGAGACAGGGCTGCCAATAATGATTTCCCCCGGCCGGGTTCCGGATAAGGAGTTATCAAAGCTTTTTAAAGCAGGGGCTGACTGGTATGCCTGCTATCAGGAAACTCACAGCCGCGAACTTTTTAAAAATCTCAGGACAGGACAGGATTACGATCGTCGTCTGCAGGTCAAAAAGCAGGCGGCCGAAACCGGATTCTTGATCGAAGAGGGAATGCTTTTAGGCACCGGGGAAACATGCGCCGATAGAGCTCGCTCGATTCTCATGATGCAAAAGCTTGAAGTGGATCAGGGACGGGCCATGAGTCTGGTGCCGCAAAAGGGCACCCCCCTCGCAGAAAATTCAGAACCGGAGAGAAATGAAGAACTCATGACCATCGCTGCCATAAGACTGGCCAATCCCGATATACAGATTCCCGCCTCGCTCGATGTGGAAGGGATCAAAGGCCTGATTCCGCGCCTTAAAGCCGGTGCCAGTGTGGTGACCTCTTTAATTCCGCCGGCCAGCGGACTTAAGGGAGTTTCCAGCGCTGAGCTTGACATCGAAGGAGGCGGCCGTGGACTTAAAGCCGTCCGGCAAAAACTGGCAGAATCCGGTCTTGATCTCGAGCTGGCCGAATTAGAAGATTATAAAAAATGGATGAAAAGCAGAAAAGACTCAGCTCGATGCGGGAGGGAAGCAGGCTGA
- the pylC gene encoding 3-methylornithine--L-lysine ligase PylC, translating into MDEKQKRLSSMREGSRLNIAVIGGGLQGTEITCLAREAGFKTVLFDRRKRPPARGLCHDFHQLEINRQNLDVFFDLLPEVEAVLPALEDYKVLKLLDRGCRRENLPFIFDLQAFEITSCKETSRRFFRRHNLPHARQPPAADFPLILKPARGSGSSGVIKVEDQAELEYQRDQLSDDDDVLVEEYLEGPAFSLEVLGLNGSFYPLMPTRLEFDESFDCCRVLAGKVITDRRQNELYELARRIARALNLEGIMDIEIILTDSGCKIMEIDARFPSQTPLAVYQASGLNMVSLLLSGAKNKKNKDLNLPELSFEQGAAVLEQMLIKKSEGETKIYAPVGEHVLTEGGELNIQRNFYGADLALTDLPRAHIATGENILSTESEAKAEQSWRAALVYTGEDLKEAREKSRRSRNRLKNGLVFERGGPSDDQA; encoded by the coding sequence ATGGATGAAAAGCAGAAAAGACTCAGCTCGATGCGGGAGGGAAGCAGGCTGAATATAGCTGTCATAGGCGGCGGCCTGCAGGGAACAGAGATAACCTGTCTGGCCCGCGAAGCCGGTTTTAAAACTGTTCTTTTTGACCGGCGCAAACGCCCGCCCGCCCGGGGATTATGCCATGATTTTCATCAGCTCGAAATAAACCGGCAGAACCTGGATGTTTTTTTCGATCTGCTGCCCGAGGTTGAGGCGGTGCTGCCGGCTTTAGAAGATTATAAGGTTTTAAAGCTTCTCGATCGCGGCTGCCGCAGGGAAAATTTGCCCTTTATATTTGATCTGCAGGCTTTCGAAATTACCAGCTGCAAAGAGACTTCCCGCCGATTTTTTCGCCGGCATAATCTGCCTCATGCCCGCCAGCCTCCCGCAGCCGATTTTCCCCTGATACTCAAGCCGGCCCGCGGCAGCGGCAGCAGCGGCGTGATAAAAGTTGAAGATCAGGCGGAGCTGGAATATCAGCGCGATCAGCTTTCCGATGACGATGATGTCCTGGTGGAGGAATATCTGGAAGGACCGGCTTTTTCGCTGGAAGTGCTGGGATTAAACGGCAGCTTCTATCCGCTGATGCCCACCAGGCTGGAATTTGACGAAAGCTTTGACTGCTGTCGGGTGCTGGCCGGAAAAGTTATCACAGATCGGCGGCAAAATGAACTATATGAGCTGGCCCGGCGGATCGCCCGAGCTTTAAATCTTGAGGGCATTATGGACATAGAGATTATCCTCACCGATTCCGGCTGCAAAATTATGGAGATAGACGCCCGCTTTCCCAGCCAGACCCCGCTGGCTGTCTATCAGGCCTCCGGGCTCAATATGGTTTCCCTTCTTTTGAGCGGCGCCAAAAACAAAAAGAATAAAGATTTGAACCTGCCGGAATTATCCTTTGAGCAGGGAGCAGCCGTTTTGGAACAGATGCTGATAAAAAAATCCGAAGGAGAAACAAAAATCTATGCCCCCGTCGGAGAACACGTGCTGACGGAGGGAGGGGAACTGAACATTCAACGCAATTTTTATGGAGCAGATCTGGCCCTTACTGATCTGCCCCGCGCTCATATCGCCACCGGCGAAAATATTTTATCCACCGAATCAGAAGCAAAAGCGGAGCAGAGCTGGCGGGCAGCTCTCGTCTATACCGGAGAAGATTTAAAAGAGGCCAGAGAGAAAAGCCGCCGGAGCAGAAACAGGCTCAAAAACGGATTGGTTTTTGAAAGGGGCGGACCGAGCGATGACCAGGCTTAG
- the pylD gene encoding 3-methylornithyl-N6-L-lysine dehydrogenase PylD gives MTRLRESDIAEIPKIIDQYDRELEAKIGLNLFDLAVRAAGRNPDEVTKTDKKRAAVIPVTAGRGEIAGFCEAIKAVLSRLGLEAFIPEKTDVAGLKSALEKNCDMAFMADDNSFLALDLQKGRWMDNDTATARVFAEALKAAAGGFKDRRVAVLGCGQIGEKAIEYFKKQGAEPVGFDISPNRLEKIESRWKIKTEKIKKPAQNEKAPAEIQRVLIDFELILEATPASDLIGKKVFDQDTYLAAPGMPPGFTEEAARTFPEQIIHDPLQLGTAAMAVNIMLPPVIRSHQFS, from the coding sequence ATGACCAGGCTTAGAGAATCCGATATTGCAGAAATACCGAAAATTATCGATCAATATGATCGCGAGCTCGAAGCTAAAATCGGCCTGAATCTGTTCGATCTGGCCGTACGGGCAGCAGGCCGCAACCCCGACGAAGTGACGAAAACTGACAAAAAAAGAGCGGCTGTCATCCCCGTCACAGCCGGCCGGGGAGAGATTGCCGGGTTCTGCGAGGCCATCAAAGCAGTTCTCAGCCGGCTGGGACTGGAGGCTTTCATCCCGGAAAAAACCGATGTGGCCGGTCTTAAGTCGGCTCTGGAAAAAAATTGTGATATGGCCTTTATGGCCGATGATAATAGCTTTCTGGCCCTGGATCTGCAAAAGGGCCGCTGGATGGACAACGATACTGCCACCGCCCGGGTTTTTGCAGAGGCGCTCAAAGCAGCGGCTGGCGGATTTAAAGATCGCCGGGTGGCAGTTTTAGGCTGCGGTCAGATAGGGGAAAAAGCCATAGAATATTTTAAAAAGCAGGGGGCCGAGCCGGTCGGCTTTGACATCTCCCCAAATAGACTGGAAAAGATCGAGTCCAGATGGAAAATCAAAACCGAAAAGATAAAAAAACCGGCCCAAAATGAAAAAGCACCCGCAGAAATTCAGCGGGTGCTGATCGATTTTGAGCTTATACTGGAAGCAACACCGGCTTCCGATCTGATCGGAAAAAAAGTTTTCGATCAAGATACCTATCTGGCTGCTCCGGGAATGCCGCCCGGCTTTACAGAAGAAGCAGCCAGAACATTCCCCGAACAGATAATTCATGATCCCCTGCAGCTGGGCACCGCCGCCATGGCTGTTAATATTATGCTGCCTCCCGTCATTCGTTCTCATCAATTTTCATAA
- a CDS encoding Wzz/FepE/Etk N-terminal domain-containing protein: MDEDPGSYEELEIDLREYIMLLWRAKWFIGALIILAAIGAFVFTITTTEVQHKATADVLLMPPRHTEIDVSRMGRSTYANLAQSDDIRERIIEELDLRDEEEELLHPSDIEGKMDLQILEDEEVQEEEESFIFRMEVTSTDPEEASDIANAWAEFFQEDTLEIRRGEIEDIFEVTERRFEETEANLEQAEERLEELKKEARLDRLTDEKESYRENLREIEDELLSLQEELGAKESEKEHIAEALAEMEEDEIWEEEFYRALEQEEIADKTEDLLNAQQRLAAAREEYRIDLLELQRDQLEDNLEHYRDRLSDLEQKEADGQRQELLDLEDEIARQEAELETIRDELTGMETEDGIWLGERSTEEMGEMRPDMQEAVENYRQKRDELFAFWEEYDLVGKQEQMEFLRELTTQRREIVASLEEKLAETESDFSELEEVLAEEPEKQRLEKSLTEDAFWENIFSPEELEIMTDLVMEEERINPVYETLRQERANVRVQLVSIPQQIDQFENEIEEIGREKEELRSELNSLEQKESDLQEDLELYESMYTDWEDTFRDLKREEIEQEREISALETRLQMLEEYENPRIQAQKSHYKTLIAEKESEISTLSQRINTYRDEVALLEQDVQHYQELYDHKASEYRQLKNSYFDLGIEIEHTKNMIEYYSSRRSELSEEVEHLEEQVWQYERRMENITREVDRYESSYDRLSSEMEDARLAMAEQTSDVRFVSAAVPPGRTIGRGTTLNVAIAVVLAGMLGVFIVFFREFMKIDENE, translated from the coding sequence ATGGATGAAGATCCGGGAAGTTATGAAGAATTGGAGATCGATCTGCGCGAGTACATAATGCTGCTCTGGAGGGCTAAATGGTTTATAGGTGCTCTGATAATACTGGCGGCTATTGGAGCTTTTGTTTTTACCATAACCACTACAGAAGTTCAACACAAAGCAACTGCTGATGTGCTGCTGATGCCGCCGCGACATACGGAGATAGATGTTTCACGGATGGGCAGGAGTACATATGCTAATCTGGCTCAATCAGATGATATTCGGGAACGAATAATAGAAGAGCTTGATTTGCGAGATGAGGAAGAGGAACTTCTTCATCCTTCGGATATTGAAGGTAAAATGGATTTGCAAATTCTTGAAGACGAAGAGGTGCAGGAAGAGGAAGAAAGCTTTATTTTCCGTATGGAAGTAACCAGTACTGATCCAGAAGAAGCCAGTGATATTGCCAATGCCTGGGCTGAATTTTTTCAGGAGGATACTTTAGAGATTAGACGCGGTGAAATTGAAGATATATTTGAGGTGACGGAAAGAAGATTTGAAGAAACAGAAGCTAATTTGGAACAGGCCGAGGAAAGACTGGAAGAGTTGAAGAAAGAAGCCAGGCTGGATCGACTGACAGACGAGAAAGAATCCTATCGAGAAAACCTTCGTGAGATTGAAGACGAGCTGCTTTCACTGCAGGAAGAATTAGGTGCGAAAGAAAGTGAGAAGGAACATATCGCTGAAGCGCTTGCGGAGATGGAGGAAGATGAGATCTGGGAAGAGGAATTTTACAGAGCCTTAGAACAGGAAGAAATAGCTGATAAAACCGAAGATCTATTAAACGCCCAGCAGCGCCTGGCTGCTGCCCGCGAGGAATACCGAATTGACCTGCTGGAATTGCAAAGAGATCAACTGGAGGATAATCTGGAGCATTATCGGGACAGGCTGTCTGATCTGGAACAAAAAGAAGCAGATGGTCAACGTCAGGAACTGCTGGATTTAGAAGACGAGATAGCCAGGCAGGAAGCTGAATTAGAGACGATAAGAGATGAATTGACCGGCATGGAAACAGAAGACGGGATATGGCTGGGAGAGCGAAGTACAGAAGAGATGGGAGAGATGAGACCTGACATGCAGGAGGCAGTAGAGAATTACCGCCAGAAGCGAGATGAGTTGTTTGCTTTTTGGGAAGAGTACGATCTAGTTGGTAAGCAGGAACAAATGGAATTTCTGCGTGAATTAACAACTCAGAGAAGAGAGATTGTAGCTTCTCTGGAGGAAAAACTTGCGGAAACAGAGTCTGACTTTTCAGAACTGGAAGAAGTTCTGGCAGAGGAACCAGAAAAGCAGCGTCTGGAAAAAAGTCTCACAGAAGATGCTTTTTGGGAAAATATATTTTCGCCAGAAGAGCTGGAAATTATGACTGATCTTGTGATGGAGGAAGAGAGAATAAATCCTGTGTATGAAACTTTACGGCAGGAAAGGGCTAATGTAAGAGTTCAGCTGGTTTCTATACCTCAACAGATAGACCAATTTGAAAATGAAATTGAAGAAATAGGGCGGGAAAAAGAAGAACTTCGCAGCGAATTAAATAGTCTGGAACAGAAAGAAAGCGATTTGCAGGAGGACCTGGAATTATATGAGAGTATGTATACAGACTGGGAAGATACTTTTAGAGATTTAAAACGAGAAGAAATAGAACAGGAGAGAGAAATTTCAGCACTGGAGACCAGATTGCAGATGCTGGAGGAATATGAAAATCCTCGCATTCAGGCTCAGAAGTCCCATTATAAGACTTTAATTGCAGAAAAAGAATCTGAAATTAGTACTTTATCTCAAAGGATTAACACTTATCGCGATGAAGTTGCTCTGCTGGAGCAGGATGTTCAACATTATCAGGAACTTTATGACCATAAAGCTTCGGAGTATCGTCAGCTTAAAAATAGTTATTTTGATCTGGGGATAGAGATTGAGCACACAAAAAATATGATTGAATATTATTCTTCCCGGCGCAGCGAACTTTCAGAAGAGGTTGAGCATCTGGAAGAACAGGTCTGGCAGTATGAGCGTCGAATGGAAAATATTACACGGGAAGTCGATAGATATGAGAGTTCCTATGATCGTCTTTCCTCAGAAATGGAAGATGCCCGACTGGCCATGGCCGAACAGACCAGTGACGTTCGCTTTGTTTCCGCGGCGGTTCCTCCGGGCAGAACTATCGGACGGGGAACTACATTAAATGTAGCTATAGCGGTGGTTCTGGCTGGTATGCTGGGTGTTTTCATAGTGTTCTTCCGGGAGTTTATGAAAATTGATGAGAACGAATGA
- a CDS encoding peptide deformylase, giving the protein MIFQTGKERRRKQIIREVLQLGDPRLRKRSEPVRDFAGELVEIKRDLQDTLIHLRDRERLGRALAAPQIGYHRRVVFSLAGEQEQILVNPKIVEESEETFSVWDSCFSFDLAFFVKVTRSLRITVEYQDEHGQEKKETFTEDRAELYQHELDHLEGVLATDYLCRQDLEQGNENIVTRQEWEKRYR; this is encoded by the coding sequence TTGATTTTTCAAACTGGAAAGGAGAGGAGGAGAAAGCAGATTATCAGAGAAGTTCTGCAGCTGGGAGATCCCCGGCTGCGAAAAAGGTCCGAACCGGTCAGGGATTTTGCCGGCGAACTCGTGGAGATAAAGCGCGATTTGCAGGATACCCTCATACATCTCAGAGATCGGGAGAGATTGGGGCGGGCTCTTGCTGCTCCTCAAATCGGTTATCACCGGCGGGTGGTTTTCAGCCTGGCGGGAGAACAGGAGCAGATTCTGGTCAATCCGAAAATTGTCGAAGAGAGCGAGGAGACTTTTTCGGTCTGGGACAGCTGCTTCAGTTTTGATCTGGCTTTCTTTGTGAAAGTTACTAGAAGTTTGCGAATAACTGTGGAGTACCAGGATGAGCACGGCCAGGAAAAGAAGGAAACATTCACCGAAGATAGAGCCGAGCTTTATCAGCACGAACTGGACCATCTTGAAGGAGTGCTGGCTACGGATTATCTCTGCCGGCAGGATTTAGAGCAGGGGAATGAGAATATTGTTACCAGACAGGAATGGGAGAAAAGGTATCGCTGA